The Streptomyces sp. HUAS MG91 sequence GCACCGGCAGCTCGATGAGCGGCTCGTCCACCGGCTCGCCGGGCGTGCGCGGCCGGCCCACCGTGTCGTCCTGGTCGGCGGCCGCGACCAGATGCAGGCGCGCGAGCACCCGCAGCGGCGACTGCCGCCAGATGGACAGCAGTTGACCCGCCTCGGCGGTCAGCCGCAGGGCCGCGCCCACCACGGGCGCCTCCCGGTCGCCGTCGGCGCCACTGAAGTCGGTACGGCGGCGGACCTCTTCGAGGTTCCAGTCAGCGCCGGACAACGCCGCGCTGCCGCGCGCGCCGCGCAGCGCGGCCTCGGAGGTGACCTCGGTGCTGCGGCGCCGCATGACCCGGTGCCCGTAGACCCGGTCCACGGCTTTGCGCACGGAGTCCACGGAGTCGGCCACGCCCGGCAGGGTCGCGAGCGCGGCGAGGGGGTCGGCTGTCGTACTCATGAGTACGACCCTACGGTCCCGGGGCCCGCGCCCCACGAAGGAGTGGTCTTCTTCACGCGCGAGCACCACGAAGGGTGACGATCAAACTACCCTTGGTGAACATGAAGATCGCTTTCGTCGGGAAGGGCGGCAGCGGCAAGACCACGCTGTCCTCGCTCTTCATCCGCCACCTCGCCAGCACCGGATCACCGGTGATCGCCGTCGACGCCGACATCAACCAGCACTTGGGCGCGGCCCTCGGCCTCGACGACGACGTCGCCGCCGACCTGCCCGCACTCGGCGCCCGGCTGCCGTTCATCAAGGACTACCTGCGCGGTTCGAACCCGCGCATCGCCTCCGCCGACACGATGATCAAGACGACGCCGCCCGGCGAGGGCTCGCGGCTGCTGCGGGTGCGCGAGAACAACCCGGTGTACGACGCCTGCGCCCGGGAGGTGGAACTCGACGGCGACACCGTGCGTTTGATGGTCACCGGGCCGTTCACCGAAGCCGACCTCGGTGTCGCCTGCTACCACTCCAAGACCGGAGCGGTGGAGCTGTGCCTGAATCACCTGGTCGACGGCCGCGGCGAGTACGTGGTGGTCGACATGACCGCGGGCTCGGACTCCTTCGCCTCGGGCATGTTCACCCGCTTCGACATGACGTTCCTCGTCGCCGAGCCGACGCGCAAGGGAGTCTCCGTCTACCGCCAGTACAAGGAGTACGCACGGGACTTCGGCATCTCCCTGAAGGTCGTGGGGAACAAGGTGCAGGGCCAGGACGACCTCGACTTCCTGCGCGCCGAGGTCGGGGACGACCTGCTCGTCACCGTCGGGCACTCGGACTGGGTGCGCGCCATGGAGAAGGGCCGCCCGCCGCGCTTCTCGCTCCTGGAGGAGCCCAACAGGGCGTCCCTGCGGGCGCTCCAGGACGCGGCC is a genomic window containing:
- a CDS encoding oxidoreductase → MSTTADPLAALATLPGVADSVDSVRKAVDRVYGHRVMRRRSTEVTSEAALRGARGSAALSGADWNLEEVRRRTDFSGADGDREAPVVGAALRLTAEAGQLLSIWRQSPLRVLARLHLVAAADQDDTVGRPRTPGEPVDEPLIELPVPDADEVAGRLEGLAQLIITGSSAPALVSAAVVHGELLALRPFGSHNGLVARAAERIVLVGSGLDPKSICPAEVGHAELGRAAYAAALEGYVSGTPDGMAAWITHCGKAVELGVRESTAVCEALQRGAA
- a CDS encoding ATP-binding protein, translated to MKIAFVGKGGSGKTTLSSLFIRHLASTGSPVIAVDADINQHLGAALGLDDDVAADLPALGARLPFIKDYLRGSNPRIASADTMIKTTPPGEGSRLLRVRENNPVYDACAREVELDGDTVRLMVTGPFTEADLGVACYHSKTGAVELCLNHLVDGRGEYVVVDMTAGSDSFASGMFTRFDMTFLVAEPTRKGVSVYRQYKEYARDFGISLKVVGNKVQGQDDLDFLRAEVGDDLLVTVGHSDWVRAMEKGRPPRFSLLEEPNRASLRALQDAADATYEARDWERYTRQMIHFHVKNAQNWGNEKTGADLASQVDPGFTLQESVTATA